From the genome of Mycetocola spongiae, one region includes:
- a CDS encoding TetR/AcrR family transcriptional regulator — translation MPGRGSSTKGAAKREEILRSALELFAVEGYRGTSLRTLAQRCNISLAGLMHYFDSREDLLVKTLQLRDEVARANTEGLPPMRGFIAVLRANANEPGLIELFVTLLAAASDPEHPAAAFMAERFDRLITGLSELICTQPDGRELSPAQVRSHARRLIAVADGLQQQWVVDRGIDIAEEFLAYTAAQPLAGLKP, via the coding sequence ATGCCGGGAAGAGGAAGCTCCACCAAGGGCGCGGCCAAGCGCGAGGAAATTCTGCGCTCCGCGCTTGAGCTCTTTGCCGTCGAGGGCTACCGCGGCACCTCGCTGCGCACGCTCGCCCAGCGCTGCAATATCAGCCTCGCGGGCCTCATGCACTATTTTGATTCGCGCGAGGACCTCCTGGTAAAAACGCTGCAATTACGCGATGAGGTGGCCCGCGCAAATACCGAGGGCCTGCCGCCGATGCGGGGCTTTATCGCCGTCCTGCGTGCAAACGCCAATGAGCCGGGCCTGATCGAGCTATTTGTCACCCTCCTGGCTGCCGCAAGCGACCCCGAGCACCCCGCCGCGGCGTTCATGGCCGAGCGCTTTGATCGGCTGATTACCGGGCTCTCCGAGCTGATTTGCACGCAGCCCGATGGCCGGGAGCTCTCCCCCGCGCAGGTGCGCTCGCATGCCCGCCGCCTGATTGCCGTGGCCGATGGCCTGCAACAGCAGTGGGTTGTGGACCGCGGCATCGATATCGCGGAGGAGTTCCTGGCCTATACCGCCGCCCAGCCCCTCGCGGGCCTGAAGCCCTAA
- a CDS encoding cold-shock protein: MPTGKVKFYDEDKGFGFISSDDGQEVFLHASALPAGVTAVKPGMRLEFGIADGKRGAQALSVRVLDAPPSMVKLKRKPADDMAIIIEDLVKVLDGLGGNLRKGRYPDNAHSHKVAELMRRVADELDA, encoded by the coding sequence ATGCCTACCGGCAAGGTCAAGTTTTACGACGAGGATAAGGGCTTTGGCTTTATCTCCAGCGACGATGGACAGGAAGTGTTCCTGCACGCCTCCGCGTTGCCCGCCGGCGTGACCGCGGTGAAGCCCGGAATGCGTCTCGAGTTTGGGATTGCCGATGGCAAGCGCGGTGCGCAGGCCCTCTCCGTGCGCGTCCTGGATGCACCGCCCTCGATGGTCAAGCTGAAGCGCAAGCCCGCCGACGATATGGCCATCATCATCGAGGACCTCGTTAAGGTCCTCGACGGCCTCGGCGGCAACCTGCGCAAGGGCCGCTATCCCGATAACGCGCACTCGCATAAGGTGGCCGAGCTGATGCGCCGCGTCGCCGACGAGCTGGACGCGTGA
- a CDS encoding HNH endonuclease yields the protein MRTLVLNAGYEPLAIVSFRRALVLVLNHKATIIEADAEHPVTGADASYERPLVIVLGRYVRMPRTRRVPVTRRGVLRRDAFTCAYCGLPANTIDHVLPRSRGGAGSWENLVACCTRCNNQKADRTPREMGWSLSWAPVPPRGATWTMRGADRALPSWEQYLEQAA from the coding sequence ATGCGTACACTTGTGCTCAACGCGGGCTATGAACCGCTTGCCATCGTCTCCTTCCGTCGCGCCCTGGTCCTGGTCCTTAACCACAAGGCCACGATCATCGAGGCCGACGCCGAACATCCCGTGACCGGTGCGGACGCCAGCTATGAGCGCCCACTCGTGATCGTGCTCGGCCGATATGTGCGCATGCCGCGCACGCGGCGGGTGCCGGTTACCCGGCGCGGTGTGCTGCGCCGCGACGCGTTTACATGCGCCTATTGTGGGCTGCCGGCCAATACCATCGATCATGTGCTGCCGCGCTCGCGCGGGGGTGCCGGCTCCTGGGAGAACCTGGTGGCCTGCTGCACGCGCTGCAATAACCAGAAGGCCGACCGCACGCCGCGGGAGATGGGCTGGAGCCTGAGCTGGGCGCCCGTGCCGCCGCGCGGGGCCACCTGGACCATGCGCGGGGCGGACCGGGCGCTGCCGTCCTGGGAGCAGTATCTGGAGCAGGCGGCCTAG
- a CDS encoding multidrug ABC transporter ATPase, with protein sequence MERSLAYVLVALIAVSVIAFFAIMIGTGNGMAQADFDTPLWRAITFAPWVGLPGAFIIVIALVLGGGRGRSRANSRSGVTH encoded by the coding sequence GTGGAACGCAGCCTGGCCTATGTGCTCGTGGCGCTGATCGCCGTGTCCGTCATCGCGTTCTTCGCGATTATGATCGGCACGGGGAACGGAATGGCCCAGGCCGATTTTGATACCCCGCTCTGGCGTGCCATTACGTTTGCGCCCTGGGTGGGTCTGCCCGGTGCCTTTATCATCGTGATCGCCCTGGTCCTCGGCGGAGGCCGCGGACGTTCCCGGGCCAATTCCCGCTCCGGGGTCACCCACTGA
- a CDS encoding DUF3027 domain-containing protein produces MTTSGGDFADPAGDARDRTNEEIVTEDSKQTPEAPRRRTGSRRATTSVVSTGGTGLIVPEAAPAVPAQSAPATPAPVVAPVVTERPAAKSRSRRVSVAVAGTEITANGEPLAAREAAAVVTEAPERPARTAPTTRRERPVIAEPVAEPSAAEEPRTDQEPAGESPARGRSRRSRSRAGSAAREESPAVTADADAPVEARTQAPAAKAEPAAAEPEAAPVAEAAAEPEAAPEPEEAAPEAVIYAPDPVLAVAVEQARAALLEVIPESDIGRHVGNKADGEFALSLLFENRLRGYPGWYWSVTMGRVDAQSEPNVLEISLLPNLTEALLSPEWIPWSERLADYRATQQAAALLAAEDHEDDLDDDHEDDDHEDDHEDDFDERGALLHGGDIDGVDVDEALALAADDADEDEEDESEPEAEPAPALESDAEGEYSRKTARRGRTRAPAFDEYEDTYRDVDRYNRSRGGGRGRRR; encoded by the coding sequence GTGACCACTTCCGGCGGAGATTTCGCCGATCCCGCGGGCGATGCCCGCGATAGAACCAACGAGGAGATCGTGACCGAAGACAGCAAGCAGACACCCGAGGCGCCCCGGCGTCGCACGGGTTCGCGCCGCGCCACCACGTCCGTGGTGAGCACCGGCGGCACCGGACTGATCGTCCCCGAGGCCGCCCCGGCGGTCCCCGCTCAGAGCGCTCCCGCGACCCCCGCTCCCGTGGTGGCCCCCGTGGTCACCGAGCGTCCCGCGGCCAAGAGCCGCTCGCGCCGGGTATCGGTGGCCGTGGCCGGCACCGAAATCACCGCCAATGGGGAGCCGCTCGCGGCCCGCGAGGCGGCGGCCGTCGTGACCGAGGCGCCCGAGCGCCCGGCCCGCACCGCCCCCACCACGCGGCGGGAGCGGCCGGTTATCGCCGAGCCCGTGGCCGAGCCGAGTGCCGCGGAGGAGCCCCGCACCGACCAGGAGCCCGCGGGGGAGTCCCCGGCTCGGGGTCGCTCGCGCCGCAGCCGCTCGCGTGCAGGTTCCGCCGCGCGCGAGGAGTCCCCGGCCGTCACCGCCGACGCGGACGCCCCCGTCGAGGCCCGGACGCAGGCACCCGCCGCGAAGGCCGAGCCGGCCGCCGCGGAGCCCGAGGCTGCCCCGGTGGCCGAGGCCGCCGCGGAGCCCGAGGCTGCCCCGGAGCCCGAGGAGGCCGCCCCCGAGGCCGTGATCTACGCCCCGGACCCCGTCCTGGCCGTGGCAGTGGAGCAGGCCCGCGCGGCACTGCTTGAGGTGATTCCGGAATCCGATATTGGTCGTCACGTGGGCAATAAGGCCGATGGCGAATTTGCGCTTTCGCTGCTCTTTGAGAACCGCCTGCGCGGCTATCCGGGCTGGTATTGGAGCGTCACGATGGGGCGCGTGGACGCGCAGTCCGAGCCCAATGTGCTGGAAATCTCGCTGCTGCCCAATCTCACCGAGGCCCTCCTCTCTCCCGAGTGGATCCCGTGGTCCGAGCGCCTGGCCGATTATCGTGCCACGCAGCAGGCCGCGGCCCTCCTCGCCGCCGAGGATCACGAGGATGACCTCGACGACGATCACGAAGACGATGACCACGAAGACGATCACGAGGATGACTTCGACGAGCGCGGCGCACTGCTGCACGGCGGGGATATCGACGGCGTGGACGTGGACGAGGCGCTTGCGCTCGCCGCGGACGACGCGGATGAGGATGAGGAAGACGAGTCCGAGCCCGAGGCCGAGCCCGCCCCCGCGCTCGAGAGCGATGCCGAGGGTGAATACTCGCGCAAGACCGCCCGCCGCGGACGCACGCGGGCACCGGCCTTTGACGAGTATGAGGACACCTATCGCGATGTAGACCGCTATAACCGCTCGCGCGGTGGCGGACGCGGACGTCGCCGCTAG
- a CDS encoding C40 family peptidase, giving the protein MTVARTQAMTRRETRLARDAAPAPRRQAAAPAPAAPRRRWGSTVAVALAVPALFGTVALPAYAINNNTDAAGTSLQDAKDAGAQAFTAPAADEASEATAVSREGYTATSDAEIAQAAQVAAATARAEQAAAGRSQFAAQQAAYSGPSASDLLSTSGAAMPDYSLSAVFSEALKYQGVPYVFGGATPAGFDCSGFVKYVFAKFGINMPHNSTTQGNMGKKIAVADAVPGDLVVSAGHIGFYAGNGMILHASQPGTPLRIGPIYAKNWSIVRVGI; this is encoded by the coding sequence TTGACCGTCGCACGGACCCAGGCGATGACCCGTCGGGAGACCCGACTGGCCCGTGACGCAGCACCCGCTCCCCGCCGCCAGGCAGCCGCACCGGCACCCGCGGCCCCGCGCCGCCGCTGGGGCTCCACGGTAGCCGTGGCCCTGGCCGTCCCCGCACTCTTTGGCACCGTGGCCCTCCCGGCCTATGCCATCAATAACAACACGGACGCCGCCGGCACCTCGCTTCAGGACGCCAAGGACGCGGGCGCCCAGGCGTTCACCGCCCCCGCCGCCGATGAGGCCAGCGAGGCCACCGCCGTTTCTCGTGAGGGTTATACCGCCACGAGCGACGCCGAGATCGCCCAGGCCGCCCAGGTCGCCGCCGCCACGGCTCGCGCCGAGCAGGCCGCCGCCGGTCGCAGCCAGTTCGCCGCGCAGCAGGCAGCCTATAGCGGCCCGAGCGCAAGCGACCTGCTCTCCACCTCGGGTGCCGCAATGCCCGACTACAGCCTCTCGGCCGTCTTCAGCGAGGCCCTGAAGTACCAGGGTGTCCCGTATGTCTTTGGTGGGGCCACCCCCGCCGGCTTCGACTGCTCGGGCTTTGTGAAGTACGTCTTCGCCAAGTTCGGCATCAACATGCCGCATAACTCCACCACCCAGGGCAACATGGGCAAGAAGATCGCCGTGGCCGATGCCGTGCCCGGTGACCTCGTGGTGAGTGCCGGACACATCGGCTTCTACGCCGGAAACGGAATGATCCTGCACGCCTCGCAGCCCGGAACCCCGCTGCGCATCGGTCCGATCTACGCCAAGAACTGGTCGATCGTCCGCGTGGGAATCTAA
- a CDS encoding glycoside hydrolase family 3 C-terminal domain-containing protein: MQKNQVASILSTLTLEEKASLLSGADFWSTVAIERAGVPSIAVSDGPHGVRKQATGGDHLGLLSGEPATCFPPATGLGSSWDSELIERVGRALGQEALALNVSVLLGPGINIKRDPRCGRNFEYLSEDPLHAGVLGGALVRGIQSRGVGASVKHFAANNQETDRMRVSAEVDERTLRELYFPAFRRIVHEESPWTVMCSYNRINGVFASEDRWLLTEVLREDWGFDGLVVSDWGAVSNRPAALAAGLDLEMPTTGGRTDAEVVAAVRAGTLPEDVLNASAARVIELALRGVENRRPETSIDVDAHHALAREAAAASVVLLRNEGGILPLPTDSGSLAVIGEFARTPRYQGSGSSQIVPTRLDNALDEIRALAPTLEVSFAAGFRLDGTRDAGLTAEAITAAAEAETVLYFCGLPDAAESEGFDRADIDLPADQLGLLAELLRVNPRVIVVLSNGGVVRLSPWSGTVPALLEGWLLGQAGGGALADVIFGRVNPSGRLAETIPERLCDVPAYTNFPGEQGRVHYGEGLYVGYRHYDTRDAAVAYPFGFGLSYTTFSYGEPTVRVEGDRVVIDLDVTNTGERDGREIVQVYTGLDGAAVSRPVHELRAFSAVAIAAGQTARVSLGFAVRDLAYYHVDAGAWVVEPGTYRVEVGASSRDLRHVSTVAIAGDANPARLSGDSTLSEWFSDPVGGPILQAALTAQGEGGAAMGGALGDPEMAKMAEQMPLRLLVTFGAVDSAQIDALIAAVDAAR, from the coding sequence ATGCAGAAAAACCAGGTTGCGTCCATACTGTCCACCCTCACTCTGGAGGAGAAGGCCTCGCTGCTCAGCGGCGCCGATTTCTGGAGCACCGTGGCGATCGAGCGGGCAGGGGTCCCCTCGATAGCCGTCTCCGATGGGCCACACGGCGTGCGCAAGCAGGCCACGGGCGGCGACCACCTGGGCCTGCTCTCGGGGGAACCCGCAACCTGCTTCCCGCCCGCGACCGGGCTCGGTTCCAGCTGGGACAGCGAGCTGATCGAGCGGGTGGGGCGCGCGCTCGGGCAGGAGGCGCTCGCGCTGAACGTGAGCGTGCTGCTGGGCCCCGGCATTAACATCAAGCGCGATCCGCGCTGTGGCCGCAATTTTGAGTACCTCTCCGAGGACCCCCTGCACGCGGGCGTGCTGGGCGGGGCCCTCGTGCGCGGCATCCAGTCCCGGGGTGTGGGGGCCTCGGTGAAGCACTTCGCCGCGAATAATCAGGAGACCGACCGGATGCGCGTGAGCGCCGAGGTGGACGAGCGCACGCTGCGGGAGCTCTATTTCCCCGCGTTCCGCCGCATCGTGCACGAGGAATCCCCGTGGACCGTGATGTGCTCCTATAACCGCATCAACGGGGTATTTGCCTCGGAGGACCGCTGGCTGCTCACCGAGGTACTGCGCGAGGACTGGGGTTTTGACGGGCTGGTGGTGTCCGATTGGGGCGCCGTATCCAATCGGCCCGCGGCACTCGCGGCCGGACTGGACCTGGAAATGCCCACCACGGGTGGCCGCACCGATGCCGAGGTGGTGGCCGCCGTGCGTGCCGGAACGCTCCCGGAGGATGTGCTGAACGCATCCGCGGCGCGCGTGATTGAGCTCGCGCTGCGCGGGGTGGAAAACCGCCGCCCCGAGACCAGTATCGATGTGGACGCGCATCATGCCCTCGCCCGCGAGGCGGCGGCCGCGAGCGTGGTCCTGCTGCGCAATGAGGGCGGGATCCTCCCGCTGCCCACCGATTCGGGCTCGCTCGCGGTGATCGGCGAATTTGCCCGCACCCCGCGCTATCAGGGCTCGGGCAGCTCGCAGATCGTGCCGACCCGCCTGGATAACGCCCTGGACGAGATCCGCGCGCTGGCCCCCACCCTGGAGGTGAGCTTTGCCGCGGGCTTCCGGCTCGACGGAACCCGGGACGCGGGGCTCACCGCCGAGGCAATCACCGCGGCCGCGGAGGCCGAGACCGTGCTGTATTTCTGCGGTCTACCCGATGCCGCCGAATCCGAGGGATTTGACCGCGCCGATATCGATCTGCCCGCCGATCAGCTCGGCCTGCTGGCCGAGCTTCTCCGCGTGAATCCCCGCGTTATCGTGGTGCTCAGCAACGGCGGCGTGGTGCGGCTCTCGCCGTGGTCCGGCACGGTGCCCGCGCTGCTCGAGGGCTGGCTCCTGGGCCAGGCCGGGGGTGGCGCCCTCGCGGACGTGATCTTTGGCCGGGTGAATCCCTCGGGCCGCCTCGCCGAGACCATTCCCGAGCGCCTGTGCGACGTACCCGCCTATACCAATTTCCCGGGCGAGCAGGGCCGCGTGCACTACGGCGAGGGGCTCTACGTGGGGTATCGCCACTACGATACCCGCGACGCCGCGGTGGCCTACCCGTTTGGCTTTGGCCTGTCCTATACAACCTTTAGCTATGGTGAGCCCACCGTGCGGGTGGAGGGCGATCGCGTGGTGATCGACCTCGACGTGACCAATACCGGTGAGCGCGATGGCCGCGAGATCGTGCAGGTATATACCGGGCTCGACGGTGCGGCCGTGAGCCGCCCAGTGCACGAGCTGCGCGCCTTTAGCGCGGTGGCGATTGCCGCGGGGCAGACCGCGCGGGTGAGCCTGGGCTTTGCTGTGCGCGACCTCGCCTATTATCACGTGGACGCCGGCGCCTGGGTGGTGGAACCCGGCACGTATCGTGTGGAGGTCGGGGCCTCCTCGCGGGATCTGCGCCACGTCTCCACGGTGGCAATCGCGGGGGATGCCAACCCCGCGCGGCTGAGCGGGGATTCCACGCTCAGCGAGTGGTTTAGCGATCCGGTGGGAGGCCCGATCCTGCAGGCGGCACTGACCGCGCAGGGCGAGGGTGGTGCCGCGATGGGCGGGGCCCTGGGTGACCCCGAGATGGCCAAGATGGCCGAGCAGATGCCGCTGCGCCTGCTCGTGACCTTCGGTGCGGTGGATAGCGCGCAGATCGATGCGCTGATCGCCGCGGTGGACGCCGCGCGCTAG
- a CDS encoding RrF2 family transcriptional regulator — protein sequence MKLSVFADVSLRAILVLAALEPGTTLSSRAIATAVGIPFNHVSKAVSGLARHGLVEVTFGRTGGARLSVAGRTASVGQILRLLDSRDDVADCVGDHATCPLIGECALRHALADAREAFYAALDHLVAASLPTPGQMTPVFATIGLRPHL from the coding sequence ATGAAACTGAGCGTTTTTGCCGATGTGAGCCTGCGGGCGATCCTCGTGCTCGCGGCGCTCGAACCGGGCACCACGCTCTCCAGCCGCGCGATCGCGACCGCCGTGGGTATCCCCTTTAACCACGTCAGCAAGGCCGTCTCGGGCCTGGCCCGGCACGGCCTGGTGGAGGTCACGTTTGGGCGCACCGGCGGGGCCCGCCTGAGCGTGGCCGGGCGCACCGCGAGCGTGGGCCAGATCCTGCGCCTCCTGGACTCCCGGGACGATGTGGCCGATTGTGTGGGTGATCACGCAACCTGCCCGCTCATCGGCGAGTGTGCACTGCGCCATGCCCTGGCCGATGCCCGCGAGGCGTTTTATGCGGCCCTGGATCATCTGGTGGCCGCCTCGCTCCCCACCCCCGGACAGATGACGCCTGTCTTTGCCACGATTGGGCTGCGCCCCCACCTCTAG
- the serC gene encoding phosphoserine transaminase: MPEISIPTDLLPADGRFGCGPSKVRPEQIAALLASGSELLGTSHRQAPVKNLVGRVREGLSELFRAPAGYEIVIGNGGSTAFWDAAAFGLIEKRAQLLSFGEFGSKFAKAAGAPWLEAPDVRTAPGGSRSEFEAVAGVDVYAWPHNETSTGVAAPVTRVHGDDGALTVIDATSAAGGIDFSAAEADVYYFAPQKNFASDGGLWFALMSPAAIERVERIAASGRYIPEFLSLKNAVDNSRLNQTLNTPALATLVMMDSQVQWMNGNGGLAWAHSRTAESSGHLYDWATRTEYTTPFVVNPEHRSQVVVTIDFEDGIDAAAVAKALRANGVVDTEPYRKLGRNQLRVATFTAIDPADVRALTASIDYVVGAL, from the coding sequence ATGCCTGAGATTTCGATCCCCACCGACCTCCTGCCCGCCGACGGCCGCTTTGGTTGCGGCCCCTCGAAGGTCCGTCCCGAGCAGATCGCAGCCCTGCTCGCCTCCGGTTCCGAGCTCCTCGGAACCTCCCACCGCCAGGCCCCCGTGAAGAACCTCGTGGGCCGCGTGCGCGAGGGACTCTCCGAGCTCTTCCGCGCCCCCGCGGGCTATGAGATCGTCATCGGCAACGGCGGGTCCACCGCGTTCTGGGATGCCGCCGCGTTTGGCCTGATCGAAAAGCGCGCCCAGCTGCTGAGCTTCGGCGAGTTTGGCTCCAAATTTGCCAAGGCCGCGGGTGCCCCGTGGCTCGAGGCCCCCGATGTGCGCACAGCCCCGGGCGGCTCGCGCAGCGAGTTTGAGGCCGTTGCCGGCGTGGATGTCTACGCCTGGCCGCATAACGAAACCTCGACCGGTGTGGCCGCGCCCGTCACGCGCGTGCACGGCGATGACGGTGCACTCACCGTGATCGACGCCACGAGTGCCGCGGGTGGAATCGACTTCTCCGCCGCCGAGGCCGATGTTTATTATTTCGCCCCGCAGAAGAACTTCGCCTCCGATGGCGGCCTGTGGTTTGCCCTGATGTCCCCCGCGGCCATCGAGCGCGTGGAGCGGATCGCGGCCTCGGGTCGCTATATCCCCGAGTTCCTGAGCCTGAAGAACGCCGTGGATAATTCGCGCCTGAACCAGACCCTGAATACCCCGGCCCTCGCAACCCTCGTGATGATGGATAGCCAGGTGCAGTGGATGAACGGCAACGGCGGACTCGCCTGGGCCCACTCCCGCACCGCGGAAAGCTCGGGACACCTCTACGACTGGGCCACGCGCACCGAGTACACCACCCCGTTTGTGGTAAACCCCGAGCACCGCTCGCAGGTGGTTGTCACGATCGACTTCGAGGACGGCATCGACGCAGCCGCCGTGGCCAAGGCCCTGCGCGCCAACGGCGTGGTGGACACCGAGCCCTATCGTAAGCTCGGCCGCAACCAGCTGCGCGTGGCCACGTTCACCGCGATTGACCCCGCCGATGTGCGCGCCCTGACGGCCAGCATCGACTACGTGGTCGGCGCCCTCTAG
- a CDS encoding metal-dependent transcriptional regulator, which translates to MADLIDTTEMYLRTILDLEEENIIPLRARISERLGHSGPTVSQTVGRMERDGLVVVSDDRHLELTAEGRRKAVHVMRKHRLAERLLSDVIGLEWELVHDEACRWEHVMSEQVERKLLEVLGHPTESPYGNPIPGLSELGGVAAPEFITGVTSLVNLVAEAEAPVRGTIRRLSEPVQFEPELLLQLKQAGVMPGGVGEFSKAGSYVLVQVEGFGDGLELPNEVATHIYAETL; encoded by the coding sequence ATGGCTGACCTCATTGACACCACAGAGATGTACCTCCGAACCATTCTGGACCTGGAAGAGGAGAACATCATTCCTCTGCGCGCCCGGATCTCGGAGCGCCTTGGACACTCGGGACCCACGGTCTCGCAGACCGTGGGGCGCATGGAGCGAGACGGCCTGGTGGTTGTCTCCGATGACCGCCACCTGGAGCTCACCGCCGAGGGGCGCCGCAAGGCCGTCCATGTGATGCGTAAGCACCGCCTGGCCGAGCGCCTGCTGAGCGATGTCATCGGCCTGGAGTGGGAGCTTGTGCACGATGAGGCCTGCCGCTGGGAGCACGTCATGAGCGAGCAGGTGGAGCGCAAGCTGCTGGAGGTCCTGGGCCACCCCACGGAGTCCCCCTATGGCAACCCGATCCCGGGGCTGTCCGAGCTGGGCGGCGTGGCCGCCCCCGAGTTCATCACGGGCGTCACCAGCCTGGTGAACCTCGTGGCCGAGGCCGAGGCACCCGTGCGCGGCACCATTCGCCGCCTGAGCGAGCCGGTGCAATTTGAGCCCGAGCTGCTGCTTCAGCTGAAGCAGGCCGGCGTGATGCCCGGCGGCGTGGGCGAGTTTTCCAAGGCCGGATCTTACGTTCTTGTACAGGTTGAAGGTTTTGGTGATGGACTTGAGCTGCCGAATGAGGTAGCCACCCATATTTACGCAGAAACCCTCTAG
- a CDS encoding TetR/AcrR family transcriptional regulator, which yields MESPSAPESGSRRPTTARRREEILRVALETFGQRGYAGGSLTEIASQVEMTHAGVLHHFGSKRGLLRDALSQRRAQDADHFRAADSPAGAALFHHLTETGRDNAQHPDLVRAHTVLSAEAVIEGHPAREHFRERYRALRATVRAAFCTYQGSEYVSEEELDAASAAILAAMDGLQVQWLLDPEEVDLARATEYAIDAIVEATIARASARSVP from the coding sequence ATGGAATCCCCCTCCGCCCCCGAATCCGGATCGCGCCGACCCACCACCGCAAGACGCCGCGAGGAGATCCTGCGGGTGGCCCTGGAGACCTTTGGCCAGCGCGGTTATGCGGGCGGCTCCCTCACGGAGATCGCCTCCCAGGTGGAGATGACCCACGCCGGGGTGCTGCATCATTTTGGCAGCAAGCGCGGCCTGCTGCGCGATGCGCTCTCCCAGCGCCGGGCCCAGGATGCCGACCATTTTCGCGCCGCGGACTCCCCCGCGGGCGCGGCCCTCTTCCACCACCTCACCGAGACCGGGCGCGATAATGCGCAACACCCGGATCTGGTGCGCGCCCATACCGTGCTCTCCGCCGAGGCGGTGATCGAGGGCCATCCCGCGCGCGAGCATTTTCGGGAGCGCTATCGGGCGCTGCGGGCCACGGTGCGCGCGGCCTTTTGCACCTATCAGGGCAGCGAGTATGTGAGCGAGGAGGAACTGGACGCTGCCTCCGCGGCCATCCTGGCCGCGATGGATGGCCTGCAGGTGCAGTGGCTGCTGGATCCCGAGGAGGTGGATCTGGCCCGGGCCACCGAGTATGCGATCGATGCCATCGTCGAGGCCACGATCGCGCGCGCCTCCGCCCGCAGCGTGCCTTAG
- a CDS encoding globin domain-containing protein — translation MLSEKSRPVIEATLPLIGSRIGHITPVFYQKMFAAHPELLDGVFNTANQGSGEQPQALAGSIAVFATHLLAHPDTYPETMLSRIAHRHTSLGVTAEQYDIVYEHLFAAIAEDLAEVITAEIADAWTEVYWLMAHALIALERDLYGIQANNQHWAPWRIVHREEHGDSAVTLEFEPADETPVTAAVAGQYVSVRVALPSGLRQARQFTLTGGRGTGRRITVRRDRDGAVSPVLCDALPVGSIVDLSNPYGDVVLATGEHPLILASAGIGSTPTAAILRSLAEDRSTRAVTVLHADRSGADWALHAQIAADIAALESATLRTWMEEPEEGAHGGYMSLDGVDLPADAELYICGPQPFMKSIREQALAAGLPARSIHYEIFGPDVWLPATA, via the coding sequence ATGCTCTCCGAAAAATCCCGCCCCGTGATCGAGGCCACCCTGCCGCTGATCGGCTCGCGCATCGGTCATATCACCCCGGTGTTTTATCAGAAGATGTTTGCCGCCCACCCGGAGCTGCTGGACGGCGTTTTTAACACCGCCAATCAGGGCAGCGGGGAGCAGCCCCAGGCCCTCGCCGGGAGCATCGCGGTCTTCGCCACCCACCTGCTGGCCCACCCCGATACCTATCCCGAGACCATGCTCTCGCGCATCGCCCACCGCCATACCTCCCTCGGCGTCACCGCTGAACAATACGACATCGTCTATGAGCACCTCTTTGCCGCGATCGCCGAGGACCTCGCCGAGGTGATTACCGCCGAGATCGCCGATGCCTGGACCGAGGTGTACTGGCTCATGGCCCACGCCCTAATTGCCCTGGAGCGCGATCTCTACGGAATCCAGGCCAATAACCAGCACTGGGCCCCGTGGCGCATCGTCCACCGCGAGGAGCATGGCGATAGTGCCGTGACCCTCGAATTTGAGCCCGCCGATGAGACCCCCGTGACCGCCGCGGTCGCCGGTCAGTATGTGAGCGTGCGCGTGGCCCTCCCCTCGGGCCTGCGCCAGGCGCGCCAGTTCACCCTCACCGGCGGCCGCGGCACGGGCCGCAGAATCACCGTGCGCCGCGATCGCGATGGCGCGGTATCCCCCGTGCTCTGCGATGCCCTGCCCGTGGGCTCGATCGTGGACCTGTCCAATCCCTATGGGGATGTGGTCCTGGCCACGGGTGAGCACCCGCTGATCCTGGCCTCCGCGGGAATCGGCAGCACCCCCACCGCCGCGATCCTGCGCTCCCTCGCCGAGGATCGCTCGACCCGCGCGGTCACCGTGTTGCATGCCGACCGCTCGGGGGCCGACTGGGCCCTGCACGCCCAGATCGCCGCCGATATCGCCGCACTGGAGTCCGCGACCCTGCGCACCTGGATGGAGGAGCCCGAGGAGGGCGCCCACGGCGGCTATATGAGCCTCGACGGCGTGGATCTGCCCGCAGATGCCGAGCTCTATATCTGTGGCCCGCAGCCGTTCATGAAGTCGATCCGCGAGCAGGCCCTCGCGGCGGGCCTTCCCGCGCGCAGCATCCACTATGAGATCTTTGGTCCCGATGTCTGGCTGCCCGCCACGGCCTAA